CACCAGCATCAAGagtgacctcattgatgtatacagagaagagagtcggtccaagaattgacccctgtggcacccccatagagactgccagaggtccggacaacagaccctccgatttgacacactgaactctatcctGGAGCCATTTCCCCACAAGAGTCAATTTTCCACATATTCAATTTGGAACATATCTTTATTAATTTCATTTTGCATCAGTACTCAGGTTGTACAAAAAGACAATTAAGAAAAAAAAGGAATAAAAAAAACTACTAAACAAAGTGATAGCATTTTCCCCATCGACATTGTTTTTAGAAAAACAGCTAGGTAGGCAGGAGAGGATGGTGCATGAGACCGTATAGAGCCTGACAGTCAGTTGGGTCACAGACTGGTGAACATGGTGATGTGGCTGGTGTGCAAAACGCAACATAAAGCTAATACATTTTTACTCTTAGAGAGAAAACAGAATTTAGGCAGGTCAGAATAGAATCCAGTTTTAGAGGATGGGGCAGTGAAAACTCAaatggaattgtgataaagtgcAAAAAGTGCATTACAGTGGTCCAAATAGACATCAATGTAGGTACATGATTTGTGAAGCAGTTTGAAAATGTGCACTACAAAACCATAACCAAAGTGTAAAAAGTGAACCCAAAAGTGGTAAATATTTTACAGCAATCATCCCTTTCATAGTCAGCACAACACCCAGTGCAACCCTGCAAGTCTATTAGGATATACCCAAAAGATCTACCGCTGTGACTGACAGCAATGATCAGTACGGCTTCCACAGTAGCCGGTCGCCCTGCAGGGGCGCCTGTTGATCGCGGGAGTGGTCAGTTTCCAGGAGAAATCTTAGCCATCCCACCACATTCTCATCAGCCGTTAGATGACTGCTAAAGGCATACCCCAAGCCTGGCTGGGAGGATGGCACCTGAGGACCCGACACATCCACCTAAAGAGAGGCAAGTCACAGTCTGTACAGTCATCTCCAAATACAAGACAACACCTACTAAAGAAGAGAGTAAAACTGACACACCTGAGATCCATGGGGAAACATCCAGGGACTGTTGAATGACATTACTGGAGGTTTAGAGGAGAAGGGGGCTTTGGAGTTTGACAGCAtccctctggtcctctctttACCACTATAGTCTTCATATAGCTCACAATTCATCTGCTCAAGCAACCCCTGCCTGCATATAGTCAAGAATTGATCAGGTCAACTTAAGACAAGCAAATACTATTACAAATGTAAAAACACCCAATGCCTACAGTTGGTCAAGAGGGTCTTGTTCCTCCACTTCTCCATGAGCTTCAGACAGAGGGTCCCACGCATGCAGAGCTCTCCGCCAAAGGCGAACCTGCATGTCCCAGGATCGGCGGCTGTACTTTCTATATTTGTTTGGAGTGGATGGGTGCAGCCCAGGGATTCTCAAACGCCTTGTATCAGAAAAAAAAAGATGAATAAATATTCCACCTACACATGGAGACTTACATTTATAGCCAACTTTTGAGTTGCCAAGGTCTCATCCAATAAATAGTTCAGTAAAAGTGTTTAGGGCTTTTCTTACAGGACATTAGTTACCCATTAGTTACCCATTAGTTACCCATTAGAACCTAGTTACTGTGCCCTGTTCTGAtagcaaataaataaatagaataaTCAGTTGTCATACTTGGGAACTTGCTCCAGGTAATTCTGGTAGCCAGAGGTGTTCTTGCCGTACTGAACCTGTTTCTGCCGTCGTTTCAGAACAGATTCATTGCCTTCCATGTGAGCTGGATCCAGGTTTCGTGGGGCCAAACGCATCCCTGCCTGGGACCTAGAAAAACAAGCATTCAGGATTTCTACTAACATTGCTTGAAATAGTGCATGGGAATTCCCCATCTAAATAGAGAATGTTATACATTTCAAAAGAGCAATGGTAAAGGGTTCAAGTCATCTGATTGAAGGGCCTCCGTTCCTCAGTCATATAAAAGAGTCCTTAACTGTGCTCTTTAGGCTGACAAAAGAAATGAGTGGATTCCTACCTCCTGACACCATCCATGTCTTCCGTTCCAACAGCAACACTTGCAGTAGACATCCTAAGGATACAGCGCTCAAGGATGGAGGACCTGATAGGAAAAGCAATCAGACAAAAGTTCAGGTTAGAGTAATCAAAGTACAAATCAGGAAAGAAAGAACTGACCTAAATGTTTTCCTTTGCAAAAATGCTCTAGTGTGCACTAACAAATACAACTGTCATTAGAGCAGAGGTGCAAGGCTGGAATACCAGAGTAATGAATAATACCTGCGCAGCTTTTGCATAGCAGGGGCAGGTCCTCTTTCTCCATTAATGGGGGAGGGGGGCATGGCTGGGGCTGTATTACTGAAAGGAACAGGAAAATaaaggaaggggggggggggatacctagtcagttgtacaactgaatgtattcaactgaaatgtgtcttcagattttaacccaacccctcaaaCAGAAGTGCATGGGCagccataatcaacatccacatcttcagcaccaggggaacagtgggttaactgccttactcaGGGGCAGAacctttttaccttgtcagctcagggattcgatccagcagccttttggttactggcccaacactaaccttAGGCTACCCAAATATAAGTAACCAGTGAATAGGTTGACTTTAGCACAGCTGAACAAACATTACATATTATGCATAATTATGGTTTTGTTTAGGAACAAGGGTTAGATTAAAGATAGTTTTAGTGATGTTCAGGTAAGGTTCAGGTAAGTGTTAAATATTAGGGAAAGGCATAGAAGGTAGTTGGGTTAGCACGCTGCCTTTCATTTTCTGCAGGTCAAATATTCTCTACAAGTAAACCAGACATTTTGGCCAAAAACAGTTTCTCTGGGTAAATTCAGGTTGACTGTTGTCATGCTCAATCAACAAAAGAAATGTACCTGACCAGACTGTCATACACAGAGCTACATCCTGGGAGAAGCCAAGGTTCAGGGCTGCTTGGATAAGAAGGTGGTCTGGACCTGAAGCCAGGGGGCAGCGCTGGAACGCCAGACAAAAGAGGCATTGACCAACCCCTAAAATAACAGTACACAGGAAGAAAAATATTATTCAATAAGTGAAACGTTTTTGTTAAAATTATACCACTTAACATAACTTTGAGCGTAGACTAAACAATTTCAGAATCAATTACGTGACCTTGTTGTAATTAGTACCAGATAAAATAATCTAGTGGTGGTCGGCCACTTTATGATGATGGGATTTTCGGCCATACACATAAGAAACATAACCTAATCATCTTCAATGTAGAGACGATGTCAACTACACGTGATAGAAtgacaaacaaaaaaatacagaCCTCGACTCCATAAATGGACCTTGAAATGCGGATTCGACGCTTGTTGACATGATATATTTGGCTGCAGCCACGCAGTAAATTCTCCATTGCTGCAAGGAAAGGTTTTAAATGAACGCCAGGTGCCATCAGGGCGGGGCTGCAGGGGTGTGGCACATGCCCTATCTTGGGTGCGTTCAGTTCGATTGAACGTTTGATACGTTGCATAACGGTTTGTTCTGAACGACATGTTTCCCCCAAACACCAACACCCGTTTCAAGGTGCATTTATGGAGCCGATGTCTGTATGTTTTTGTCATTCTATCATGTGTAGTTTAAAACTACTGAATATTGACTGAGTAACATTTTGTTCCCTGCTCCCTGTGTTCTGCTATTTTAGGGGTTTGCTATAACTTTGGTGCGTCATGAAAGGACCATATGTTAGAGAAATCTGTCAGTCGATGACAGAGTCGAATGTTTTGACGCATGCAACATCTGAGCAGGGGAACAAGACCATAATCATGGCTAAAACTCTTATTTCTTGTTCGAGAGGAACAAATCTGTAATGTATCGTTGGTcaattgtgactgactgactgactgatttacaaATAATAATGAGTAGGGCTAGTTATTTAGAACGCAAGGTTCTTTATAGATAAATCAGAAGACTCCTGCATTGAAGGCTGCCATGTCATACAAGTCCAAATATAGAGTTATATGGGATTAGATGCCCCCTGGGGTAAAATGAGCCCCCACCCCCCTGTAAATTCTCACAAAAACCacatgatgtaaaaaaaaatacaaataataataatcaacagTTCCTCAGACTTCCTTGATCAACTACAAATGTATTCAGTTCCATAATTCCATCAAAATGATTTTGAGGAAAGTTTATAATTTAAATTGCAATTTAGAAAAAGTTATAGATATAATCCAAGGAAGTTAGATCcatcattattttttaaatgtacatgtAAGGAAACCTTAAGATCATTCTCCCACTTGTTTAGAGAGAAAAATGTTGATTGTTTTTTAGTGAAGTAGTAATATGTTAGGTTAGTATGTTGGGGACAAGATGCCCCTCCTCCAGTGGGGCATCTCACCCATTTATGGTCAGGGTTAGTGGTCACCCATttatttagggttaggggtcagagttagAATAGGGGCCAGGTTAAACTGACATGGATAGACTGGTTTTACAGTTTTATGAAGCGGCACACAGGATTATCCATCCGTATCCCACAAGCAACCTCTGCCACAACATCAACATCCGCCGCAACCTCCACCCCACAGCCTACTCAACACTCACAGGTCTCCAGTGAACTTGCTCTGAATGTTGGTAAGAAAAATACATGTTTGCACTCATTTTAGGAAACATAAAGTAGCATAGAGAGGGATTAGGGATTGGACTGTTTATTGAACCAATACTCGTgaattcttgttgttgtttgtttgtttttgttaacAGTACCAGTTCTACAACAACAAACAGCGGCAGATGTCATATTGGAGTTGTCCCCCAGGCCAAGATACAGGAGGCGAGTCCTAGGAAAATAAAGGCTGAGTCAGCTAGTCCTGGCAGCCTCACCCCACAAGAGGTTCCTGAAGGAAAAGGCAAAACAACTTTGAGAAAACTAAGAAAGCAAAAGGAAAAGGAAACCAGTGACACAGCAGAAAGCTATGGTGCCACTGAAAAAGGTTCTTCCAGGTTCCAAAACCACAACAAACACCCTAAACGAGCTCTTCTCTGTTACCGGTGGGGACTGGATACGGTGCCAGCAGTGTCAAAGGTGGGCTCAAGAGCTATGCTCAAATTTAACTGGGATGGGATTCATTTGTGACCTCTGTGTCAATAAACAAATCTGGGAAAATGCCATTGTGTTAAGTTATTGTTAAAAAAtgcttaatgtgtgtgtgtgtgtttaatcaaCATTTAATCAGTTATATTCCAAATGAAAAATAGAAATATTACAAACTATTGAAAACCTTTTGCTCTTGAATTCATTTTAAAGACTGCTGGGATATAAAATCTTTCCGTATTCAAATGATAATGAGTTTAGTTTAACTGTTCACAATGGAGGCAAAGATACATGTTTGAGTTCTTAGAATGCAAGGTGAAAGAAGAAAGATAATTTATGTGCAAAATAGGTAAAATTGTATTATTACTATTTTTTAAATAGGGACACTTCTATGAAACCCTATGGCATAATCTTCTATTAGCTGTCCCTTTcctaaaaaataaatgttaacaTTTAAACTGTAGTCATTTACTTTCCTTTATAGTTTACTACCCTAAGCATGGCCAAAAATGTTTCTCCAAGCTTTGCTTTTTTGTTTCAGCTATTAGGCATTGGCGGGGCTCTCACCCCATCTTACCCCATTTTAAAATCTGCTAACTTTATGCCTAACGATAAACTTAAATTAAGActttatgcctaaccctaaacttaaattGGGCCCCCAAATGACAACCTCACAACTAAATTAATTAAATTTGACGATATAGCCTAtttttactttgtggctgtggtaaggtAACTAATGACAACCCTTTGGTCCGGCTTCCCAGTACGCTTAAAGTACTTCATTTAATAGCTAGCTAATTATTTGATGGGGCTAATTATTTGATGTAcagtagataataataataataatgatttaaCATAATGCAATGCATTCGATTTTTCCATTTCATAAAAAAATCTAAGAAAGGTGTCAGCTTTTGTTTAGAAATCCCATTATATGATGAATCAATGACTTGATATGAATAGGCTATTTATTTTTCCTACTTAAAACAAGGCGCTCGACATAAACACGACAATATACTTCACATCCCCCAAATATTGCGACAGTAACGTATTCCATAACGTTGTTACAAACAAAATGGCGTCCGGCAGTGGGGTATGTATCGTGAGGCTAATTAATCCTTACGGTTTTAGGGTGAAATCAACACGACTTTTATATGTCATAATTCGTGTGAGAGTAGAACGTTTGAGATCAATTCTAACTTTGTAAAATGACCAGCCATTATGGACGTAAGCTCACCGTGCTAACTAACTAGTAAAGCTTGTGGCTGTTACCAATAGCTATTTGTTTGTCTAACTCACCGGTTCTCAAAACTCTCCTCTGGACCCCCCCAGATGTTTCACAATTTTGTTGTAGTCCTGAACTACTTCACCTGATACTTAGTCAAGGGCTTGATAATTAGTTTACCATTTGAATCAGATTTGCTAGCTCCGGAGTAGATCAAATGGAAGGTACGGTTGTTGGTCCCCAGGAGGTTTGAGAACTATAGGTAGAAAGTAAAAACTCTAAGTAATTGTGCTTGAAGAAATTGTTCTGTGTTGAAATGTACTGTCATCATGCATTTCTTAAACTAACCccccttttttttgttgttgtttgtt
The Oncorhynchus keta strain PuntledgeMale-10-30-2019 chromosome 11, Oket_V2, whole genome shotgun sequence genome window above contains:
- the slbp2 gene encoding stem-loop binding protein 2 produces the protein MSTSVESAFQGPFMESRGWSMPLLSGVPALPPGFRSRPPSYPSSPEPWLLPGCSSVYDSLVSNTAPAMPPSPINGERGPAPAMQKLRRSSILERCILRMSTASVAVGTEDMDGVRRSQAGMRLAPRNLDPAHMEGNESVLKRRQKQVQYGKNTSGYQNYLEQVPKRLRIPGLHPSTPNKYRKYSRRSWDMQVRLWRRALHAWDPLSEAHGEVEEQDPLDQLQGLLEQMNCELYEDYSGKERTRGMLSNSKAPFSSKPPVMSFNSPWMFPHGSQVDVSGPQVPSSQPGLGYAFSSHLTADENVVGWLRFLLETDHSRDQQAPLQGDRLLWKPY